Proteins encoded in a region of the Candidatus Obscuribacter sp. genome:
- a CDS encoding ABC transporter permease, with protein sequence MDSFTFALRLFERFVLRDIRRNLLRTVLTICGITLGVAVFLAISIANDTALARFRQTVGQVAGKANLELIPLSGASIDESAMRDLQVLSREGVKWTPLIDEHIVIDTSGAAHSTDKSEPESPASTFESKDREIVQLIGLDMLADPDFKSYQSSDESQSVDTAVQGPTDSTADSAPAKEYSVFAPYSVLIGGALADRLSLKPGSQLKALLAERDIPLTVAGVLSKEGLGGAYSGNLIVADMALAQELTQLDGRVSRVDMIVPADVSIEDLSQKLSTSLPADVMVASPDTRSAQAEKMTRSFEYNLLALTLIALMVGMFLIYNTMTITVLRRRPDIGVLRALGVKRSTILNMFLWEAVFLGGLGTLGGIVLGGVMAQGALRAVAQTFQYFYFKVPLEKVTVNPEQYMLAFAIGMGLTLLAALPPLYESTTVAPSEATRRASYESKMRGFAPLLFVLGLVSLVLCYISSLQGPVQDFPLFGYLAAFLSIVGASLLMPLSLTFILPPVARIFSRLFGAPGRVAASSLQGTLTRTAVAAASLMIGIAMMISLAIMISSFRKTVTQWIDQSFQADLWMQSQARASGNKMAKLPESLLPVIDSVPGVAAAEGFVDRRIVYQGMPVFLGAADFDILAKYGNQLFTSGASNKAVCEQMVGDRAIISEPFAVRRGLKKGDSLELQVEGGKHTFVVTDVFYDYASDLGYIIIPRDVYKSLYHDDTISNAAIYLKPGASLDTVKDQILKLTNGKARLTINSTRELRAQAITIFDRTFAITYALHTIAVIVSMLSVMNALFALTIESKREFAILRYLGASRKLLSRIVYLQAAVLALVGNFGGLGLGYVLSLLLTHVINKQSFGWSVQYSIPWDFIAQSTVLVLVTAVASAAVPASMAARTLAPSVIRDE encoded by the coding sequence ATGGACAGCTTTACTTTTGCTCTGAGATTATTTGAACGATTTGTATTGCGCGATATCCGTCGCAACCTTTTGCGCACAGTCCTCACTATTTGCGGTATCACTCTTGGTGTGGCGGTGTTTCTTGCCATCAGCATCGCCAACGACACAGCTCTGGCAAGATTTAGACAGACTGTGGGGCAGGTGGCTGGCAAAGCTAATCTTGAGCTAATCCCACTCAGTGGGGCTAGCATCGATGAGTCTGCCATGCGCGATTTACAAGTGCTGAGCCGTGAGGGAGTGAAGTGGACTCCACTTATTGACGAGCATATCGTTATTGATACGTCAGGTGCTGCCCACTCAACAGACAAGAGTGAGCCCGAGTCCCCGGCATCCACTTTTGAGTCCAAGGATAGAGAGATAGTCCAGCTCATCGGGCTCGATATGCTGGCAGATCCAGACTTTAAAAGTTATCAGTCCAGTGATGAGAGTCAATCAGTAGATACCGCTGTGCAAGGTCCGACAGATAGCACTGCTGACAGCGCGCCAGCCAAAGAATACTCAGTCTTTGCCCCGTATTCTGTACTTATAGGTGGCGCACTGGCCGACCGCCTATCGCTCAAGCCCGGTAGCCAGCTCAAGGCACTGCTTGCCGAGCGCGATATACCTCTAACAGTCGCCGGTGTGCTCTCAAAAGAAGGTCTTGGTGGTGCTTACAGTGGCAACTTGATTGTGGCAGATATGGCTCTGGCGCAAGAGCTGACTCAGCTTGATGGACGTGTCTCCAGAGTGGACATGATTGTGCCTGCGGATGTATCTATCGAGGACTTGAGTCAAAAACTCTCAACCAGTCTGCCAGCTGACGTGATGGTGGCAAGCCCCGATACACGCTCAGCACAAGCCGAAAAAATGACACGCTCCTTTGAATACAATCTACTGGCTTTGACTTTGATTGCTCTTATGGTGGGCATGTTTCTCATCTATAACACCATGACCATAACTGTTTTGCGGCGCAGACCAGATATCGGTGTTTTGCGAGCACTGGGTGTCAAGCGCAGCACCATCCTCAATATGTTTTTGTGGGAAGCAGTATTTTTAGGAGGGCTTGGCACACTCGGTGGTATCGTCCTTGGTGGAGTCATGGCACAGGGCGCGCTACGTGCTGTTGCTCAGACTTTTCAGTATTTTTACTTTAAGGTGCCACTAGAAAAAGTCACAGTCAACCCTGAGCAATACATGCTCGCCTTTGCCATTGGTATGGGCCTGACTTTGCTGGCGGCCCTGCCACCACTTTATGAGTCAACCACAGTGGCTCCATCGGAAGCCACTCGCAGAGCCAGCTATGAGTCTAAGATGCGTGGCTTTGCTCCGTTACTCTTTGTACTTGGACTAGTCAGTCTGGTCCTTTGCTATATCTCAAGTTTGCAAGGACCTGTGCAGGACTTCCCGTTGTTTGGCTATTTAGCGGCATTTCTCAGTATTGTCGGGGCATCACTACTTATGCCTTTGAGTTTGACTTTTATATTGCCTCCAGTAGCCAGGATATTTTCTCGCCTCTTTGGTGCTCCCGGTCGAGTGGCAGCCTCCAGTCTGCAAGGTACGCTCACCCGCACAGCAGTTGCTGCTGCCTCCCTGATGATCGGTATAGCGATGATGATAAGCCTCGCTATCATGATTTCGAGCTTTCGCAAGACCGTCACCCAGTGGATTGATCAGAGCTTCCAGGCAGATTTGTGGATGCAATCGCAAGCAAGAGCCTCTGGCAACAAAATGGCCAAGCTACCAGAGTCCCTCTTACCAGTGATCGATTCTGTGCCGGGTGTGGCAGCTGCCGAGGGCTTTGTCGACAGACGCATCGTATATCAGGGCATGCCAGTATTTTTGGGCGCTGCTGATTTTGATATCCTGGCTAAGTACGGCAACCAGCTCTTTACCTCGGGTGCCTCCAATAAAGCCGTCTGTGAGCAGATGGTGGGAGACCGAGCGATAATCTCTGAGCCTTTTGCTGTGCGACGTGGCCTTAAAAAGGGCGATAGTCTGGAGCTACAGGTCGAGGGCGGTAAACACACCTTTGTGGTTACTGATGTCTTTTATGATTACGCCAGCGACCTCGGTTATATCATCATCCCTCGCGATGTTTATAAGTCGCTTTATCACGATGACACCATATCCAATGCCGCCATTTATCTCAAGCCCGGCGCTAGTCTCGATACGGTCAAAGACCAAATACTCAAGCTAACCAATGGCAAAGCGCGTCTCACAATCAATAGCACCAGAGAGCTGCGCGCTCAGGCGATAACAATTTTTGATCGCACATTTGCCATCACTTATGCACTGCATACTATTGCCGTGATAGTGTCGATGCTCTCTGTGATGAATGCACTATTTGCTCTCACGATTGAGTCCAAACGCGAGTTTGCAATCCTGCGCTATTTGGGCGCCAGTCGTAAGCTCCTCAGCCGCATAGTTTACTTACAGGCAGCGGTCCTTGCCCTGGTGGGCAACTTTGGCGGTCTTGGGCTTGGCTATGTGCTTTCATTGCTTTTAACTCACGTCATCAATAAGCAATCATTTGGCTGGAGCGTCCAGTACTCGATACCCTGGGATTTTATCGCCCAGTCTACAGTTTTGGTTTTAGTGACTGCTGTGGCATCAGCCGCAGTGCCTGCCTCCATGGCTGCTCGCACCCTGGCACCATCCGTTATCAGAGACGAATAA
- a CDS encoding carotenoid 1,2-hydratase, whose translation MKNKLLLLSTSCLMLISSMLSPASFAQGTDKDNAPVYKKALPGYKFKFPEDHYSHDDFKTEWWYCTGHLKAKDGRRFGFELTFFRTGSDYKPKVAKTPWSLDNFYLAHFALTDEQGKTFKYYEKLNRKGLNFATARQDAYYVFNEGWSVVKLGDKYVLKADAKDYSINLLLSSVKPPVVHGKDGVSQKASCVGCASHYYSMSRLKAEGLVFIKDKPVEVTGQAWMDHEFGSNQLTKEQTGWDWYSIQLAGNRELMLYVMRREDGTLEKQSSGTLVLPDGTSKHLGLNDFAIAKTGTWTSPKTKGVYPMGWKITVPSEKLDLTLTPLLKDQELTTERSTGVSYWEGAVDVSENGAKPSGEGYVEMTGYSEKFAKKL comes from the coding sequence ATGAAAAACAAACTTTTGCTTTTGTCCACATCCTGCTTGATGCTTATCTCAAGCATGTTAAGCCCGGCAAGCTTTGCCCAGGGCACAGATAAAGACAATGCTCCGGTTTATAAGAAGGCCTTGCCTGGCTATAAATTTAAATTTCCTGAGGACCACTATAGTCACGATGATTTTAAAACTGAGTGGTGGTATTGCACTGGCCATCTCAAGGCAAAAGACGGGCGGCGTTTTGGTTTTGAGTTGACATTTTTCCGCACAGGGTCTGACTACAAGCCTAAGGTAGCTAAGACTCCCTGGAGTCTCGATAACTTTTATCTGGCTCACTTTGCCCTCACTGACGAGCAAGGTAAGACTTTTAAATATTATGAGAAGCTCAATCGCAAAGGACTCAACTTTGCTACAGCCAGACAGGATGCTTACTATGTCTTTAACGAAGGCTGGAGTGTAGTCAAGCTAGGCGATAAATATGTGCTCAAGGCTGACGCCAAAGATTACAGTATCAATTTGCTACTCTCATCGGTAAAACCACCTGTAGTGCATGGCAAAGATGGAGTCAGCCAAAAGGCATCCTGTGTCGGCTGTGCTTCACACTATTACTCTATGTCCAGACTAAAAGCTGAGGGACTTGTCTTTATCAAAGATAAGCCAGTGGAAGTAACTGGACAGGCCTGGATGGATCATGAATTTGGTAGCAATCAACTTACCAAAGAGCAGACTGGCTGGGACTGGTACTCCATACAACTGGCCGGCAACCGCGAACTGATGTTATACGTGATGCGCCGCGAAGATGGCACACTAGAAAAACAATCCAGCGGCACTCTGGTGCTACCTGATGGCACAAGCAAACATCTTGGCTTAAATGACTTTGCCATTGCCAAAACTGGCACATGGACTAGTCCCAAGACCAAAGGTGTTTATCCTATGGGCTGGAAAATCACAGTCCCATCTGAGAAGCTCGATCTCACTCTTACTCCCTTGCTAAAGGATCAAGAACTCACCACCGAGCGCTCTACTGGAGTCAGCTACTGGGAAGGTGCCGTAGATGTCAGTGAAAACGGAGCCAAGCCAAGCGGAGAAGGCTACGTTGAGATGACAGGATACTCGGAGAAGTTTGCTAAGAAGCTGTAG
- a CDS encoding DUF1266 domain-containing protein, with protein sequence MLKAMILCNDEHPELAAKIYDQLLNQDKNNPELLRLRCAALISQFKLAQAKSDIERCLKLAPQWKNPLHLKGQIEFYEGRIKAAIDSYSKAIVDKNDPNLAEILESRAEAYTRLYEFAKAKADIGAANDKTYFGLNSYNENIANAEYEYTHRESNIARRFLIAVGFPLAFQNDLGLLTVPGKAPQDKDKKDALEKLKDVWGFTDRKQTLEMIWYLTSGAGNDEWMELWKEKRTLAGTLEQKRRQLLSKHHHTSYGKIDLVMKYGDEFGERGVTGYDLGRSTNLCRDAVRAGILTEKEGLMIMLHNASALQSKYKGWEQYHREYLVGRSFWNPDIQAQDQAGMQLAANSYLKDPESPICQIPWNTPISYETVFPGEKSSSQKAQTANSKESTEAKTSPECHCND encoded by the coding sequence ATGCTCAAAGCAATGATCCTCTGTAATGATGAGCATCCTGAGCTTGCTGCAAAAATTTATGACCAGTTGCTCAATCAAGACAAGAATAATCCTGAGCTACTAAGACTGAGGTGTGCAGCGCTGATCAGTCAATTCAAACTTGCCCAGGCAAAGAGTGACATCGAGAGATGCCTAAAATTAGCTCCGCAATGGAAAAATCCGCTGCACTTAAAAGGGCAAATTGAATTTTATGAGGGGCGAATCAAAGCTGCAATCGACAGTTATTCAAAAGCAATTGTGGACAAAAACGACCCCAATCTTGCTGAGATTTTAGAGTCCAGAGCAGAGGCTTACACGCGCCTTTACGAATTTGCCAAAGCAAAGGCAGACATTGGCGCTGCAAATGATAAAACCTATTTTGGACTCAATTCTTATAACGAAAACATAGCCAACGCTGAATACGAATACACCCATCGCGAATCCAACATAGCACGTAGATTTCTTATAGCTGTTGGGTTTCCACTGGCTTTTCAAAACGATCTTGGTCTTTTAACTGTGCCCGGTAAAGCACCTCAAGATAAAGACAAGAAAGACGCTCTAGAAAAACTAAAAGACGTCTGGGGATTTACTGATCGTAAGCAAACTCTGGAGATGATCTGGTATCTAACATCTGGTGCCGGTAATGATGAATGGATGGAATTGTGGAAAGAGAAGAGGACTCTAGCGGGAACCCTGGAACAAAAGAGAAGGCAGCTGCTGTCCAAACATCATCATACAAGTTACGGCAAAATAGATCTTGTAATGAAGTACGGCGATGAGTTTGGAGAAAGGGGAGTTACGGGTTATGACCTGGGTCGCAGTACAAATCTGTGCAGAGATGCTGTGAGAGCAGGCATACTAACCGAAAAAGAAGGACTCATGATTATGCTGCACAACGCAAGTGCGCTGCAGTCGAAATATAAAGGTTGGGAGCAATATCACCGCGAGTATTTAGTCGGTAGAAGCTTCTGGAATCCAGATATTCAAGCACAAGACCAGGCTGGTATGCAGCTTGCCGCAAATTCTTATCTAAAGGACCCTGAGAGTCCAATATGCCAAATTCCATGGAATACACCTATCTCATACGAGACGGTTTTTCCTGGAGAGAAGTCATCCTCTCAAAAAGCGCAAACAGCAAACTCAAAAGAATCAACAGAAGCGAAAACATCGCCAGAATGCCACTGCAATGATTGA
- a CDS encoding SRPBCC family protein, whose product MKITVETTVNAPIANVWSAYTTPNDIKQWNAASDDWHTTSASVDLRVGGEFSSRMEAKDGSFGFDFAGTYTKIVLHELIEYSFGDRVCVVEFRPGAIGVTVSVTFDAETEHPIEQQREGWQAILNNFAKHVATTTTTNLN is encoded by the coding sequence ATGAAAATAACCGTTGAAACTACGGTCAACGCACCTATCGCCAATGTCTGGAGCGCTTACACAACCCCAAACGACATTAAGCAATGGAATGCAGCTTCAGATGATTGGCACACAACTAGCGCCTCTGTTGATTTGCGCGTTGGCGGAGAGTTCTCATCTCGCATGGAAGCAAAGGACGGTAGCTTCGGCTTTGACTTTGCCGGGACCTACACCAAGATCGTGCTGCACGAGCTAATTGAATATTCATTTGGGGATCGAGTTTGTGTCGTAGAGTTTAGACCCGGAGCTATTGGAGTAACTGTAAGCGTTACCTTTGATGCAGAAACAGAACATCCCATCGAGCAGCAGCGTGAGGGCTGGCAAGCTATTCTGAATAATTTTGCTAAGCACGTTGCCACCACAACCACTACTAATCTAAACTAG
- a CDS encoding cupin domain-containing protein: MTVLQTKKGYTSNIEEASLANENFRTVVYTAKHSQLVLMSLLPNEDIGEEVHQLDQFIRCESGQGKAVLNGVEHEFNDGFVVLVPAGARHNIINTSADKPMKLYTLYSPPNHRDGVVHVTKADAQGDKEHFDGKTSEA, translated from the coding sequence ATGACCGTACTTCAAACCAAGAAGGGTTATACATCTAACATCGAAGAGGCATCACTGGCTAACGAAAATTTTCGCACGGTCGTGTATACAGCCAAGCACAGCCAGCTCGTGCTCATGAGTCTCTTGCCCAATGAAGACATCGGCGAAGAAGTGCATCAACTCGACCAGTTTATCCGCTGCGAGTCTGGTCAGGGTAAGGCTGTTTTAAATGGCGTCGAACATGAATTTAACGACGGATTTGTCGTGCTGGTCCCCGCTGGTGCTCGCCACAACATCATCAATACCTCAGCCGACAAGCCGATGAAGCTCTATACCCTGTACTCTCCACCAAACCATAGAGATGGCGTCGTCCACGTAACCAAAGCCGACGCACAAGGCGACAAAGAGCACTTTGATGGCAAGACATCAGAAGCTTAG
- a CDS encoding efflux RND transporter periplasmic adaptor subunit: MLGSGKSLRRLRKLARVVLLTISTSVLSPALCLAATIAADGRIEQSDNTSFHVHAMLPGSVCQDNAVIGKYYHKGDLLAEMESAELVRQSADLLSQREELEMSIRKRESAGRVAKSALARIQQLVKEGIAAEKVLQQAVEDVRTAAEDLEDLNEQRVRLDNECQTLATMYGVKLEDPKQQIPSKLPLRAPNSGVIIAKNVSLGDRVTVDDAAYVLASISDVNLKISLPVIEQRHVAIGQHVEFWCQQLPRKNFVGDIDSLRFSSDPSSSNFTVNVTLKNPQAALRPGMSGQAKISVK, from the coding sequence ATGCTTGGCTCTGGTAAATCGTTGCGCCGCCTGAGGAAGTTAGCTAGAGTGGTTTTACTCACTATATCCACCTCAGTGCTGTCACCAGCCTTATGCCTCGCTGCGACCATCGCCGCCGATGGTCGCATCGAGCAGTCCGATAATACGTCCTTTCATGTGCATGCCATGCTGCCTGGTAGTGTGTGTCAGGACAATGCTGTCATTGGCAAGTATTATCACAAAGGTGATCTGCTTGCCGAGATGGAGAGTGCTGAGCTAGTGCGGCAGAGCGCCGACCTCTTATCGCAGAGAGAAGAGCTTGAGATGAGTATCAGAAAGAGAGAATCTGCGGGGCGAGTGGCTAAATCAGCCCTCGCGCGCATCCAGCAACTCGTTAAGGAAGGAATCGCCGCCGAGAAAGTCCTCCAACAAGCAGTGGAGGATGTGCGCACTGCCGCCGAAGATCTCGAAGACCTTAACGAGCAACGAGTGCGTCTAGATAACGAGTGTCAGACTCTCGCAACCATGTATGGTGTCAAGCTGGAAGACCCAAAGCAGCAGATACCCAGTAAGCTGCCTCTCAGAGCGCCAAACAGCGGCGTCATCATCGCCAAAAATGTCAGTCTGGGAGATAGGGTCACCGTGGATGACGCCGCTTACGTGCTCGCCTCTATCAGCGATGTAAATCTAAAAATAAGCTTGCCCGTTATTGAGCAACGGCATGTTGCAATTGGTCAGCATGTAGAATTTTGGTGTCAGCAACTACCCCGCAAAAATTTTGTCGGCGATATCGATAGTTTGAGATTTTCAAGTGACCCCTCAAGCTCAAATTTTACGGTCAATGTCACCTTAAAAAATCCACAAGCTGCACTCAGACCAGGCATGAGTGGGCAAGCTAAAATATCTGTCAAATGA
- a CDS encoding VIT family protein, which translates to MPKPHQETHKIDAVGWLRAAVLGANDGIVSTASLVLGVAASGADHAAILVAGIAGLVAGAMSMATGEYVSVSSQKDTEKAAINKERRELEEDYTSEHAELAAIYVRRGLDLTLANEVADKLMAHDALGAHALEELGISEMTSARPLQAAMASASSFAVGAALPLGIVLLAPAQHLMVIVAAGALLSLAFLGGIAAKAGGAKIFPAVVRVTFWSALALAVTYGVGAIFGAKGG; encoded by the coding sequence ATGCCAAAACCACACCAAGAAACCCACAAAATAGATGCAGTCGGCTGGCTGCGCGCCGCTGTGTTGGGCGCCAATGATGGTATTGTCTCGACGGCAAGTCTTGTGCTCGGTGTCGCTGCATCTGGTGCCGACCATGCTGCCATATTGGTGGCTGGTATCGCTGGTCTTGTGGCTGGCGCCATGTCGATGGCAACTGGAGAGTATGTCTCAGTTTCTTCTCAAAAGGACACCGAAAAAGCTGCGATAAACAAAGAGCGCCGCGAGTTGGAAGAGGATTATACAAGTGAGCACGCCGAGCTAGCGGCGATATATGTCCGTCGTGGACTGGATTTGACACTTGCTAACGAAGTCGCCGATAAACTCATGGCACATGATGCACTAGGTGCTCATGCTCTTGAGGAGCTGGGGATTTCAGAAATGACGTCGGCAAGACCGCTGCAGGCTGCAATGGCATCGGCATCCAGTTTTGCCGTTGGTGCAGCTTTGCCGCTCGGTATTGTGCTACTAGCACCAGCACAGCATCTCATGGTGATAGTTGCAGCAGGTGCACTGCTCTCGCTGGCCTTTCTTGGTGGCATTGCAGCAAAGGCTGGCGGTGCGAAGATTTTTCCAGCAGTTGTCCGCGTGACCTTTTGGAGTGCGCTTGCACTAGCGGTTACATACGGAGTTGGTGCAATCTTTGGCGCTAAGGGTGGATAA